A stretch of Myroides oncorhynchi DNA encodes these proteins:
- a CDS encoding inorganic phosphate transporter has product MEQIFIVMLIALGVLAIIDLTVGVSNDAVNFLNSALGSKAVTFRTIMIVASLGILVGALFSGGMMEIARSGIFVPSMFSFNDVMVIFLAVMITDVLLLDVFNSLGLPTSTTVSIVFELLGAAVCLGIVKLMANNESIALLPNYINTEKATEIVVSILLSVILSFTLGTLVQYVSRLIFTFQVEQKLRYFGAIFGGVAITAITFFILVKGLKGASFITKETSLWIGSNQLTIIGISLVFWTLFSQFLMSIFKLNILRVIIVIGTFALALAFAGNDLVNFIGVPIAAFQSFEFFMASGQSPDTYMMGKLAEENVVAPFYFLLIAGVVMVYTLWTSKKAKNVIETEMSLARQDTGTTEEKFSPNILSKVVVRGMVLIGMGVNYFLPQSLQLKMDKRFELPKKTKNTAKKDEPAFDMVRASVNLIVASILISIGTSMKLPLSTTYVTFMVAMGTSFADRAWDRDSAVYRVAGVFNVIGGWFITAIVAFIASFIIAYVLKIGEIYALVGMLILVGILLYRSNKSYVKKYKEKEDKEAKLDKVDIMTIQGVASESSAQVASVITKANELFTVVVDGVALQDITNLKKSKKQLKKLEKEVDDLRGNVYFFIKNLDETSVEASKFYVLTLGYLQDMIKAINFIAQNSYAHVDNNHKKLKFNQIRDLKLIDKKLQLLFDKIVILFTEEKFSQIDEILSEKDDLIATVDKLIQKQIIRIRTTETSPKNSKLYFSILFETDDLIKSTIGLLELFKDFETDVKRKSFIRMN; this is encoded by the coding sequence ATGGAACAGATTTTTATTGTAATGCTGATAGCTCTTGGGGTATTGGCAATTATCGATTTAACTGTTGGGGTAAGTAATGATGCTGTTAACTTTCTGAATTCTGCCCTAGGTTCTAAAGCAGTTACCTTTAGAACGATTATGATTGTAGCTTCGCTTGGTATTTTAGTAGGAGCACTTTTTTCAGGAGGAATGATGGAGATAGCCAGAAGTGGTATTTTTGTGCCTAGTATGTTCTCCTTTAATGATGTAATGGTCATATTTCTGGCAGTAATGATTACAGATGTACTATTGCTAGATGTTTTTAATTCTCTAGGATTACCAACATCAACGACAGTTTCTATCGTTTTCGAATTATTAGGAGCAGCAGTATGTTTAGGAATAGTAAAACTGATGGCTAATAATGAGAGTATTGCGTTATTACCTAATTATATTAATACAGAAAAAGCCACAGAGATTGTCGTCAGTATATTGCTTTCAGTTATTCTCTCGTTCACACTAGGTACACTTGTACAGTATGTGTCTAGGTTAATTTTTACATTTCAAGTAGAACAGAAATTAAGATACTTCGGAGCTATATTCGGTGGTGTAGCTATTACAGCTATTACGTTCTTTATTCTTGTAAAAGGATTAAAAGGCGCTAGCTTTATCACTAAAGAGACTAGCTTATGGATAGGGAGTAATCAGTTGACAATTATCGGAATAAGTTTAGTGTTCTGGACTTTATTCTCACAATTCTTGATGAGTATATTTAAGTTAAATATACTTAGAGTAATTATCGTAATTGGAACCTTTGCTTTGGCGTTAGCATTTGCTGGTAATGACTTAGTTAACTTTATAGGAGTACCTATTGCAGCATTTCAGTCATTTGAGTTTTTTATGGCATCAGGACAATCTCCTGATACATATATGATGGGGAAATTAGCAGAAGAGAATGTGGTAGCCCCTTTTTATTTCTTACTAATCGCTGGTGTAGTGATGGTATACACTTTATGGACATCTAAAAAGGCGAAGAATGTTATTGAGACAGAGATGAGCTTGGCTAGACAAGATACTGGTACTACAGAAGAGAAGTTTTCTCCTAATATCTTATCTAAAGTTGTTGTTAGAGGTATGGTATTGATAGGTATGGGAGTTAATTATTTCTTACCTCAATCTCTACAATTGAAAATGGATAAGCGTTTTGAACTTCCTAAGAAGACAAAAAACACCGCTAAGAAGGATGAGCCAGCCTTTGATATGGTACGCGCATCAGTTAACCTAATTGTGGCGAGTATATTGATTTCTATAGGTACATCTATGAAATTGCCATTATCTACTACTTATGTTACTTTTATGGTGGCTATGGGTACATCGTTTGCTGATAGAGCATGGGATAGGGATTCGGCAGTATATCGCGTAGCAGGAGTGTTTAATGTGATTGGAGGTTGGTTTATAACAGCTATTGTAGCTTTTATAGCTTCCTTTATTATTGCTTATGTGTTAAAAATAGGAGAGATATACGCTTTAGTAGGTATGTTGATTTTAGTGGGGATATTACTTTATAGAAGTAATAAATCTTATGTAAAAAAGTATAAAGAGAAAGAAGATAAAGAAGCGAAACTTGATAAGGTAGATATTATGACTATTCAAGGTGTAGCGTCAGAGAGCTCTGCTCAGGTAGCGTCAGTAATCACTAAAGCGAATGAATTGTTCACTGTAGTTGTGGATGGTGTAGCTCTACAAGATATTACAAATCTTAAGAAGAGTAAAAAACAGCTAAAAAAACTAGAGAAGGAAGTAGATGATCTAAGAGGAAATGTGTATTTCTTTATTAAGAATCTGGATGAAACATCTGTGGAAGCAAGTAAATTCTATGTATTGACTTTAGGGTATTTGCAGGATATGATAAAAGCAATCAACTTTATCGCACAGAATAGTTATGCTCACGTAGATAATAATCATAAGAAACTAAAGTTTAATCAGATTAGAGATCTTAAGCTAATTGACAAGAAGCTTCAACTATTGTTTGATAAAATAGTAATTCTATTCACAGAGGAAAAATTCTCTCAGATAGATGAAATATTAAGTGAAAAGGACGATTTAATAGCTACGGTAGATAAGTTAATCCAAAAACAGATTATCCGTATCCGTACTACTGAAACGAGTCCAAAGAATAGTAAATTATACTTCTCTATTCTTTTTGAAACCGATGATTTAATCAAGTCAACAATTGGATTGTTAGAGTTGTTTAAAGATTTCGAGACAGATGTAAAGAGGAAATCATTCATCAGAATGAACTAA
- a CDS encoding NifU family protein has protein sequence MSKIQIQNTSNPTIIKFVLPDFITKGENYEFKNIDETAESPLAKELFYLPFVKTVYISNNFIAIEKFSIVEWDEVKETVADQIDLFLAKGKKILIDSKKEIKKQPITIYAESTPNPSVIKFVANKLLTKKGVEFKNIDEASASPLAKELFKQSFVKEIFIDENYVSISKYDSFEWDQLINVTRGFIKEFLENGNLAVDESLISDAKAIEEEADKHFDTLDEKSQRIINILEENVKPAVQADGGNIAFQKYDQDTNIVYVLLQGACSGCPSSTFTLKNGIEGMLRHMLNDEAIIVEASNG, from the coding sequence ATGTCAAAAATACAAATTCAAAATACGTCAAACCCAACAATTATAAAATTTGTTTTACCAGATTTTATAACTAAAGGTGAAAACTACGAGTTCAAAAACATAGATGAAACTGCAGAATCGCCTTTAGCAAAGGAATTATTCTATCTTCCTTTTGTTAAAACGGTTTATATCTCAAATAATTTCATTGCCATCGAAAAATTTTCAATTGTCGAGTGGGATGAAGTAAAAGAGACTGTTGCTGACCAAATAGACCTTTTCTTGGCTAAAGGTAAGAAAATCCTAATAGATTCTAAAAAAGAAATAAAAAAGCAACCAATTACTATTTATGCTGAATCTACTCCAAATCCTTCAGTAATTAAATTCGTTGCTAATAAATTATTAACAAAAAAAGGTGTAGAGTTTAAAAATATTGATGAAGCTAGCGCATCTCCTCTTGCTAAAGAACTATTTAAACAATCTTTCGTTAAAGAGATTTTCATTGACGAAAACTATGTTTCTATTTCTAAGTACGATTCTTTCGAATGGGATCAACTAATTAACGTTACTCGTGGATTTATAAAAGAATTCTTAGAAAACGGGAACCTAGCGGTAGATGAATCTTTAATCTCAGATGCTAAAGCTATCGAAGAAGAAGCAGATAAGCACTTTGATACATTAGATGAAAAGTCTCAACGAATCATTAATATCTTAGAAGAAAATGTGAAACCTGCTGTACAAGCAGATGGTGGTAATATCGCCTTTCAGAAATATGACCAGGACACGAACATCGTTTATGTACTATTACAAGGTGCTTGTAGCGGATGTCCTTCTTCTACCTTCACACTTAAGAACGGTATAGAGGGAATGTTAAGACATATGCTTAATGATGAAGCTATTATCGTAGAAGCATCTAACGGATAA
- a CDS encoding T9SS type B sorting domain-containing protein → MGKRIWLSLFVLSGILSVGAVVGSTNPFEYLKSKAIAEVQNDQDEPKPEVKLGTPYNIEQALPTEDVSENFRVFLGEAIKDRNTGNIIDAEGNAIIPVGYIYSFHNTQDDADRGANKLGEILSITKFNSATAPLTKFLRRQSVVDGKVTITSFLIKVKPEPATLNDRITGRPDQYKSAEKDGNATFVLTQDRNQLYYGNSNTELFKVNGASKTKLTDAEIDNFITNKNQLIEAKITLDGVTAVRQFTLYIETLKVSGANPVLESVETRSDKDNRYGNYDLKKAIPGLLAAGENPEYYTIAFHKTAYDAQKNENPIDISKPYEGAHGTDVTTRISYKLAKSANPIVTTSQKVVFKVIDKPIIPALDNVSYCDSKIASYSLTIDGQTKVIADGRTIATDEEIAKPDFDPKGKFSIGYFNSEEDAIANTNKIVGVEVTVKLNETRKIWVRLTNLEDKNFNTAFFYASLGYDNLKTADVASRTFHYCQIENSTGESTVNLRRDESILKGKSSFTNIPDLNPTDKIMTVYYEDEDDAKADVNRMPESKVTAYPIKMGEIKGPIYARVIMTEGFDCKADNYTSFKISLGVELAIDYLPKESTQQLCINTNTNEIAPVLLSVENKDVKNRAIVITWEYEVSRENGWIFYQTVPGSGNQTSIQIDKPGNYRAIASFVEPPYDGLESCSAKTIVWTVKAPPVAVVEGADQTGMINSMEIDEKGETMVRLGVLDGGTSPITDGYEFAIDNSAFQLSSQFYNVPIGDHVAYVRNVKTGCSSSVKFSVFGYPKYFTPNGDGYNDTWNIPGLKGHNEARIYIYDRSGRLLKQLSPHTEGWDGTWNEKQMPSTDYWFTVEFVNDYKTTDERNGRKVTYKGHFSLKR, encoded by the coding sequence ATGGGCAAAAGAATATGGCTTTCATTATTTGTACTTTCTGGTATTCTATCAGTAGGAGCCGTGGTAGGAAGTACAAACCCTTTCGAGTATTTGAAAAGTAAAGCGATAGCTGAGGTTCAGAATGATCAAGATGAGCCAAAACCTGAGGTGAAGTTAGGTACTCCTTATAATATAGAACAAGCTCTTCCTACAGAAGATGTGTCGGAAAACTTTAGAGTGTTCTTAGGGGAAGCTATTAAGGATAGAAATACAGGGAACATCATAGATGCTGAAGGTAATGCTATCATACCAGTGGGCTATATTTATAGTTTTCATAATACACAAGACGATGCTGATCGTGGGGCAAATAAGTTAGGGGAAATATTATCTATAACTAAGTTTAACTCTGCTACTGCTCCTTTGACTAAGTTTTTAAGAAGACAGTCTGTGGTAGATGGGAAGGTTACTATAACTTCTTTTTTGATTAAAGTAAAGCCTGAACCTGCGACGTTAAATGATAGAATAACAGGTCGTCCTGATCAGTATAAATCCGCTGAGAAGGATGGTAATGCTACATTTGTTTTAACACAAGATAGAAACCAATTGTATTATGGTAACTCAAATACAGAGCTATTTAAAGTAAATGGTGCTAGTAAAACAAAATTAACAGATGCTGAGATAGATAATTTTATTACAAATAAGAATCAACTAATCGAAGCGAAGATTACACTTGATGGAGTAACTGCTGTACGTCAGTTTACATTATATATAGAGACTTTAAAGGTTAGTGGTGCTAATCCTGTCTTAGAGTCAGTTGAGACAAGAAGTGATAAAGACAATAGATACGGAAACTATGATTTAAAGAAAGCTATTCCTGGTTTATTAGCTGCTGGTGAGAATCCTGAGTATTATACAATTGCTTTTCACAAGACTGCTTATGATGCACAGAAAAATGAGAATCCAATAGATATCTCTAAGCCTTATGAAGGAGCTCATGGAACGGATGTCACTACTCGTATTTCCTATAAATTAGCTAAATCAGCTAATCCAATAGTTACTACAAGTCAAAAAGTAGTGTTTAAAGTAATTGATAAACCTATTATACCAGCTCTAGACAATGTGAGTTACTGTGATAGTAAGATTGCTTCTTATAGTCTAACTATTGATGGACAAACCAAAGTTATTGCGGATGGACGTACCATAGCAACTGATGAAGAAATAGCTAAACCTGATTTTGATCCTAAAGGAAAGTTCTCTATAGGATATTTTAATTCTGAGGAAGATGCGATTGCGAATACCAATAAAATAGTAGGAGTAGAAGTTACTGTAAAGTTAAATGAAACACGTAAGATATGGGTTCGTTTAACTAATCTGGAAGATAAGAATTTTAATACTGCATTTTTCTATGCATCTTTAGGGTATGATAATTTAAAGACAGCTGATGTGGCTAGTCGTACTTTTCATTATTGTCAAATAGAAAATAGCACTGGAGAATCAACAGTAAATCTAAGAAGAGATGAGAGTATACTTAAAGGAAAGTCTTCTTTTACTAATATTCCTGATCTAAATCCAACAGATAAAATAATGACTGTTTATTATGAAGATGAAGATGATGCAAAAGCAGATGTCAATCGTATGCCAGAAAGTAAGGTAACTGCATATCCTATAAAAATGGGTGAGATAAAAGGACCTATCTATGCTAGGGTTATTATGACCGAAGGTTTTGATTGTAAAGCAGATAATTATACGTCTTTTAAAATATCTTTGGGTGTAGAATTAGCTATAGATTATTTACCTAAAGAAAGTACTCAGCAGTTGTGTATTAATACAAATACAAACGAAATAGCCCCTGTATTATTAAGTGTAGAAAATAAAGATGTAAAGAATAGAGCAATTGTTATTACATGGGAATATGAAGTAAGTAGAGAGAATGGATGGATATTTTATCAAACAGTACCAGGTAGTGGAAATCAGACTTCTATACAAATAGATAAACCTGGTAACTATAGAGCTATTGCAAGTTTTGTAGAGCCGCCTTATGATGGGTTAGAATCGTGTTCGGCTAAGACTATAGTGTGGACAGTGAAGGCTCCTCCAGTGGCTGTTGTAGAAGGAGCTGATCAGACGGGGATGATTAATAGTATGGAGATAGACGAAAAAGGTGAAACGATGGTTCGTCTAGGAGTGTTAGATGGTGGTACAAGTCCTATAACAGATGGCTATGAGTTTGCTATTGACAATAGTGCATTTCAATTATCTAGTCAGTTTTATAATGTGCCTATTGGAGACCATGTGGCTTATGTAAGAAATGTGAAAACAGGATGTTCTTCATCAGTTAAATTCTCAGTATTTGGATATCCAAAGTATTTTACTCCTAATGGGGATGGTTATAATGATACATGGAATATTCCTGGATTAAAAGGGCATAATGAAGCTCGTATCTATATTTATGATCGTTCAGGAAGATTATTAAAACAGTTAAGCCCACATACAGAAGGATGGGATGGAACATGGAATGAAAAACAAATGCCATCTACTGACTACTGGTTTACAGTGGAGTTTGTAAATGATTATAAAACTACTGATGAAAGAAACGGACGTAAAGTCACTTATAAAGGACACTTTTCTTTAAAAAGATAA
- a CDS encoding type IX secretion system membrane protein PorP/SprF, which produces MNIIKKRYLAIALLISQIGFAQEGLTVNSEYLADNYYLLHPAMAGIKNSTNIKLTTRQQWSGVDDAPRLMTMNASTKIGDQSAIGIIGFNDKNGYHSQTGFKATYAHHITFSESRYDLNLLSFGMSAGFAQTKLDESEFGGFDPNIAGGLELKDSYFSVDFGAAYHYQNFFSMLTVKNAVTSKSKMYSDTESNNFRKYILGAGYAFGNIRYGTGWIYEPSILAQYTEEREDFALDINMKVYRQFEFGKIWAGASFRSNFNGTDYFVDGKSKSQKYQYISPMLGGTYKNVNFSYAYTKLMGDLTFGDGSFHQFTIGFNIFQKRTSLECNCPTAKD; this is translated from the coding sequence ATGAATATAATAAAGAAGCGCTATTTAGCTATAGCATTATTGATTTCACAAATTGGTTTTGCACAAGAAGGACTAACGGTAAATTCTGAGTATTTAGCAGATAACTATTATCTATTGCACCCTGCTATGGCGGGTATTAAGAATAGTACTAATATCAAGCTGACTACAAGACAGCAGTGGAGTGGAGTAGATGATGCTCCACGTCTAATGACGATGAATGCCAGTACTAAAATAGGTGATCAATCTGCCATTGGAATTATCGGATTTAATGATAAGAATGGTTATCATTCACAGACTGGCTTTAAAGCGACTTATGCGCACCATATTACATTTAGTGAATCTCGATATGACCTTAATTTACTTTCTTTTGGTATGAGTGCTGGTTTTGCTCAGACTAAATTAGATGAGAGTGAATTCGGAGGGTTTGATCCTAATATAGCAGGAGGACTAGAATTGAAAGATTCTTATTTCTCTGTTGATTTTGGAGCAGCCTATCACTATCAGAATTTCTTTTCTATGTTAACTGTGAAAAATGCTGTGACTAGTAAGAGTAAAATGTACTCAGATACAGAGAGTAATAATTTTAGGAAGTATATCTTAGGAGCAGGTTACGCATTCGGTAATATACGCTATGGGACAGGTTGGATTTATGAGCCTTCCATTTTAGCGCAATATACAGAAGAGCGAGAAGACTTTGCGTTGGACATCAATATGAAAGTATACAGACAATTTGAATTTGGTAAGATATGGGCGGGAGCCTCATTCCGTTCTAATTTCAATGGAACTGATTACTTTGTAGATGGCAAGTCAAAATCACAGAAATATCAATATATTTCTCCTATGCTAGGAGGGACGTATAAGAATGTTAATTTCTCTTATGCTTATACAAAGTTGATGGGAGATCTTACTTTTGGAGATGGAAGTTTTCACCAGTTTACAATTGGATTTAACATATTCCAAAAGAGAACAAGTTTAGAATGTAATTGTCCTACAGCAAAAGATTAA
- a CDS encoding gamma carbonic anhydrase family protein gives MIIKEIRGKYPQIPEDCYVAENATIIGDVTFGANCSVWFNAVIRGDVNSITIGDKVNIQDGAIVHCTYLKHPTVIGNNVSLGHNAMVHGCTIHDNVLIGMGAIVMDNCVIHSNTIIAAGAVVTQNTVVESGAIYAGMPAKKVKDISASDFAGEVERIANNYVMYSSWYK, from the coding sequence ATGATAATTAAAGAGATAAGAGGAAAATATCCTCAAATACCAGAGGATTGTTATGTGGCAGAGAATGCTACTATAATAGGAGACGTAACATTTGGAGCTAATTGTAGTGTTTGGTTTAATGCTGTTATTAGAGGAGATGTTAACTCAATTACTATTGGTGATAAGGTGAATATACAAGATGGAGCTATTGTGCACTGTACTTATCTAAAACACCCTACAGTGATTGGGAATAATGTTTCGTTAGGACATAATGCTATGGTACATGGATGTACAATACATGACAATGTACTTATAGGTATGGGAGCTATTGTGATGGATAATTGTGTGATACACAGTAATACTATTATTGCAGCGGGTGCTGTTGTAACTCAAAATACGGTAGTAGAATCAGGTGCTATTTATGCAGGTATGCCAGCTAAGAAAGTAAAAGATATAAGTGCCTCTGATTTTGCAGGTGAAGTAGAGCGTATCGCTAATAACTATGTGATGTACTCAAGTTGGTACAAATAA
- a CDS encoding alpha/beta fold hydrolase has protein sequence MADILYSKIEGEGIPLIVMHGYMGMSDNWNTFGKQMAEIGYEVHLLDLRNHGRSFHSNDWSYDFMVEDIIRYMDHHVMCDAIVLGHSMGGKLAMKLATRYPAKVEKLIIADISPRSYAPHHQDILTALNAVDFSLKPSRKEVEEIIASHIPEIGTRLFLLKSLYWVEPGQLGFRFNLNAFNNHQDAVGEGVEEGAEYTGNTLFIRGGNSKYIQEKDEVLIKEHFPNYMIKTIPNTGHWLHAENPQMFFDIVKEFLG, from the coding sequence ATGGCAGATATTTTATACTCTAAAATTGAAGGTGAAGGCATCCCTTTAATCGTAATGCACGGATACATGGGAATGTCTGACAATTGGAATACCTTTGGCAAGCAAATGGCAGAGATTGGATACGAGGTACACTTATTAGACTTGCGTAACCACGGACGTAGTTTCCATTCTAACGATTGGTCTTATGACTTTATGGTAGAAGACATTATTCGTTATATGGATCATCATGTGATGTGTGATGCTATCGTCCTAGGACACTCTATGGGTGGCAAACTAGCGATGAAACTAGCAACTCGTTATCCAGCCAAAGTAGAGAAACTAATCATAGCTGATATTTCACCTCGTAGTTATGCTCCACATCATCAAGATATCTTAACTGCTCTTAACGCAGTAGACTTCTCTTTAAAACCATCGCGTAAAGAAGTGGAAGAGATTATCGCTTCACATATTCCCGAAATCGGTACACGTTTATTCTTACTAAAAAGCTTATATTGGGTAGAACCAGGTCAACTTGGCTTTAGATTTAACCTAAATGCATTTAACAACCATCAAGACGCTGTAGGTGAAGGCGTAGAAGAAGGTGCGGAATATACAGGAAACACTTTATTTATCAGAGGTGGTAATTCTAAATACATCCAAGAGAAAGATGAAGTACTTATCAAAGAGCACTTCCCTAATTATATGATCAAAACTATTCCTAATACTGGACACTGGTTACATGCAGAAAACCCTCAAATGTTCTTTGACATCGTTAAAGAGTTTCTAGGGTAG
- a CDS encoding pyridoxine 5'-phosphate synthase encodes MTKLSVNINKIATLRNSRGGDVPNLLQVAKDVQKFGAQGVTIHPRPDERHIRYQDARNLVDIVYTEYNIEGNPMDNFLNLVYECAPTQVTLVPDAVDALTSNAGWDTIKHKAFLQEVIQECKSRNIRTSIFVDPVLQMVEGAKIVGADRIELYTEEFAAEYAKGHENAIIPYTKAAELANELGLGVNAGHDLSLDNIEFFKNNIPNLLEVSIGHALIAESLYLGLENVVNMYIRKLQ; translated from the coding sequence ATGACTAAGCTATCTGTGAATATCAACAAAATTGCTACTCTAAGAAATTCAAGAGGAGGAGATGTTCCTAATTTATTACAAGTAGCAAAAGATGTTCAAAAGTTCGGTGCACAAGGAGTGACAATACACCCAAGACCAGATGAGAGACACATCCGTTATCAAGATGCACGCAATCTAGTAGACATAGTCTACACAGAATATAATATAGAAGGAAATCCTATGGATAACTTCCTCAATCTTGTATATGAGTGCGCTCCTACACAAGTAACCTTAGTACCAGATGCTGTAGATGCATTGACATCTAATGCTGGATGGGATACTATCAAGCATAAAGCTTTCTTACAAGAAGTAATTCAAGAGTGTAAATCTCGTAATATCCGTACCTCTATTTTCGTAGATCCTGTATTACAAATGGTAGAAGGAGCCAAAATAGTCGGCGCTGATCGCATCGAATTATACACTGAAGAGTTTGCCGCTGAGTATGCTAAAGGTCATGAGAATGCTATCATTCCATATACTAAAGCTGCTGAACTAGCTAATGAACTAGGTTTAGGTGTTAATGCAGGTCATGACTTAAGCCTAGACAATATTGAATTCTTTAAAAACAATATTCCTAACCTATTAGAAGTTTCTATAGGACATGCACTAATAGCAGAGTCTTTATACTTAGGTTTAGAGAATGTAGTAAATATGTATATCCGTAAATTACAATAA
- a CDS encoding CBS domain-containing protein, producing the protein MLSPDFFLITDYPVCKLNTLIKDILPLLEKNNYSHIPVINMDNIWIGNINTEDIYVAGEESSIQDVMYDLEKFYLLETSNLNPFDFFDLFNQCDTNTIPLLDEEGYIKGVYSRDYLLNEWSKTMFFDEKGTTFVIERGNSEYSFSEITQIIEVNNARIIGLLLLSSTNNRTQILIKTNSVNTKTILEDLRRYGYDIVSTLSEDTHINDLKERTDYLNKYLNI; encoded by the coding sequence ATGTTATCTCCAGACTTCTTTCTAATAACGGATTATCCAGTCTGTAAGCTGAATACTCTCATTAAAGATATTCTTCCACTTTTAGAAAAAAACAATTATTCTCATATACCAGTTATAAACATGGATAATATTTGGATAGGTAATATAAATACAGAAGACATCTATGTGGCTGGTGAAGAGAGTTCTATACAGGATGTGATGTATGATTTGGAGAAGTTTTACTTATTGGAAACATCTAACTTAAATCCTTTTGATTTTTTTGATTTATTTAATCAATGTGATACTAATACAATTCCTTTATTAGACGAAGAGGGATATATAAAAGGGGTGTATAGTAGAGATTATTTATTGAATGAATGGAGTAAAACGATGTTTTTTGATGAAAAGGGTACTACTTTTGTTATAGAGAGAGGTAACTCTGAGTATAGTTTTTCAGAGATAACACAAATCATAGAGGTGAATAACGCTAGAATAATAGGTCTCTTACTGCTGTCTAGTACTAATAATAGAACTCAGATTTTGATAAAAACAAATAGTGTCAATACCAAGACCATCTTAGAAGACTTAAGACGTTATGGGTATGATATAGTAAGTACACTTTCTGAAGATACTCATATTAACGATCTTAAAGAGAGAACAGATTATCTAAATAAATATCTAAACATATAA
- a CDS encoding NAD kinase, whose translation MKFAIYGQTAKPIVQNIVRRLFNLFQKYENTEVIFEEQFYSLLNEQGILEREYETFGTKNPLTSEVSFFISVGGDGTMLRAANFIKNTNIPIVGINAGRLGFLANVQHDNLEEHIPLLFENKFKRSKRSLLSLECKPEKNNAFDIQYALNEVTVSRKNTTSMITVETYLDDEFLATYWADGLIISTPSGSTGYSLSCGGPIIEPETGCFVLTPLAPHNLNVRPLVIRDNLAIRLRVSSREQQFLVSLDTTTKAVDNETEIIITKAPFTVDLVEFPTQSFIKTLRNKLLWGEDKRN comes from the coding sequence ATGAAGTTTGCGATTTATGGACAGACTGCTAAGCCAATCGTACAGAATATTGTACGTAGGTTATTTAACTTATTTCAAAAATATGAAAATACTGAAGTTATTTTTGAAGAACAGTTTTACAGTCTATTGAATGAACAAGGTATTCTTGAGAGAGAGTACGAGACGTTTGGAACAAAAAATCCTTTAACTAGTGAAGTGAGTTTTTTCATTAGTGTTGGTGGTGATGGGACAATGTTACGCGCTGCTAACTTTATCAAGAATACTAATATTCCTATAGTAGGAATTAATGCAGGTAGATTAGGTTTTTTAGCTAATGTACAGCATGATAATTTAGAAGAACACATTCCCTTGTTATTTGAGAATAAATTTAAAAGATCAAAACGCTCTCTTTTAAGTTTGGAATGCAAACCAGAAAAGAATAATGCATTTGATATTCAGTATGCATTGAATGAGGTAACGGTATCAAGAAAAAATACTACATCTATGATAACAGTAGAAACGTATTTAGATGATGAGTTTTTAGCAACGTATTGGGCAGATGGATTAATAATCTCTACACCTTCTGGGTCTACTGGGTATTCGTTGAGCTGTGGAGGACCTATAATTGAGCCAGAGACAGGTTGTTTTGTCTTAACTCCATTAGCTCCACATAATTTAAATGTTAGACCACTAGTGATACGTGATAATCTAGCTATTCGGTTGAGAGTTAGCTCTAGGGAGCAGCAGTTTCTGGTTTCATTAGATACAACAACAAAGGCAGTAGATAATGAAACAGAGATTATTATCACTAAAGCACCTTTTACAGTAGATTTGGTAGAATTTCCAACACAAAGTTTTATTAAGACCTTACGAAATAAATTACTTTGGGGAGAGGATAAAAGAAATTAA